From the Candidatus Cloacimonadaceae bacterium genome, the window TAGTGCTATCTTCCGCTGTTTTTTTGCCTTGGTTTTCCGATCTATTTCAAAGATACGTGGAAGATAACCTTTCCTTGAGGGAGATTCACGGCACATTAAAAAACCCACGCCGTTGGAACAGGTTATGCTTAAAATATACGGTATGAACAAGCTTGATTATCAAACAAAACAGGCGAAAGCCGTCAAATTTGGAGCTCTCTTATGAAAGCCTTTCTGATCGCATGTCTATTTAGTCTTGCCCTTGGTGCCTTCGCAATTGAAGTGAGCGGCAGCCAATCCGGCATCTGGGATCCGCAAAATAACCCCTATCAGGTGATCGGAGATATCACGGTTCCCTCCGGCGGCAGCCTCATCATCCAACCGGGCGTGATCGTGCAGTTGATGGGAATCTATCGCATTACCGCACAAGGAACTATCGCGGCAGTAGGCACACCAGCGGACAGCATTCGCTTTATCAGCGGCATGGCGGATCCAAACACACTTTGGAATAGTATCAGGCTGGAAAACACGACTCAGCAGAGCAGCTTTGCCTATTGCTATATCGAGAAGGCGGAATATGGCATCAATTCGATCAATTCCCCCGCCCTGATCCAGTATTCCCGTTTCAGCCTGAACCGCAAGGGCTTGCAGCTATATGGGATCGGCAGTGCCAATCCGGCTCAGGTGACCATACATCATTGCATCATCGAACGCAGCATTGAAAACGGCATCCTCGTCACTCAAAACAGCAATTCGCTCATTCTGCAAAACGAGATTCGTTTCAACGGCACCGGCACCCAATACCGAGGTGCGATCCAGCTTGCCAATCAATCCGCCGGTGGCTCCTGTAGTCCGGAGATCACGGACAATCACATTCATCATAACTTTAAGCAGGGCATCACAGCCTGGGACATCACGGGAACCAACGCCATCCAGCCATTAATCCAGGCAAATCTGATCGAATATAACCTCACCGGAATCTATCTGCTCAATGCCTCCGGTTATGTGGATAACAACGTCATCCGGCACAACTTCATCACCGGAGACATGAATTCCGGCGCGGGAGTGATGGTGAGCGGCGCGACGACGCAGCCATATTTTGAGGACAACGATATCTATGGAAACTACACCGGTTTCTATGTGACCAACAACGCCATGCCCGTCTTGGGAGACCTTTCCATCTACCACGCCTGGGCGCAGGGCGGAAACAGGATCTTTGACAATATCGACGCCGTCGGCGACCTGCACACCGTCTTTTGTGCCGCCTATCCCAATAGCGCCAATGTGATCAAGGCGGAAAACAACTATTGGGGCACGAACGATCCGATTCAGGTCGCGGCTGGAATCAACGATCATGCTGACAGTCCGGCGCTGCCGACGGTGGATTTTGACCCCTGGCTAAGCATCACCCCTCCGGCTCAGATATCGGGATCCTATCTCTATCTGGGGCAGCACGTTCTGCAGAATCCGCAACTGCAACTGATCAATGTTTCAGAGGGATACATCATGGACGTTTTGCCGCTTTCCGAAGGAGAACCCTTCCAGTTTCAGACTGATTATCAGGGACAGTTTTATGCCGTGATCACGGCTACCACTGTCGCGAACGGATCATCGGTCTATGGCATCGCGGGGGGCTTTGATCAGCCTACTGTCTTTATTGCCGAGCCGGGGGCGGTGATTAATATCGGACAAATCCAATTTGACGACGCCCAGCCGCATCGATATGAACGCGTCGGCACTCCCGTTTTCGAAGACGGGCGCATGCTCTATCCGGTGATGAAGGGCTTCTTCGTCTATCATTTCGATAGCGTGAACTGGCTCTATCAACAGGGGGATTATCTCTATCTCAAGAAGCATGAACGCTTGCTGGGTGCTGAAACGTTTGTCTTTAACCTGCCGCCGGGAACGATCTGGAACAAGATCTCCAACCTCAACCATGCCGATAGCTGGACTCGCACCGAGATCATCGATCACACAGGAATGCAGCAGCTTACGCAGATCGATTACCATCAATTGGTGGATTGCCATCAGGGCGCAAGAACCTGGTATGTGCAAAAGGACTATCAGGACAACATCATCAGCCAGACCATGACCTCGCTGAATCTGCAACTGCTCTTCACCCATGCGCCGAGCGGCTTTCTGCATAGAAAAGAGGAGATCACAGGACCGGTTGCGGATTTCATCCTCGAAGCGGGATTGAGCTGGAGATACACTCCCGTCTTTGCTCCACAGGGACCCAGCTATCTGAGCTATGACCCCACTTATGAGCTATTAAACCCCAGGATAGTCACGTTTTTTTGGCAGGCACCGGCGCTGGATGAGTGGGGAAACACCTGGACGCACTATCGCGTTTATCTCAATTATGCAGTTTATGCCGAAATTCCCTTCAGCCAATGCTCCATCTATCTTGATGAGCTGGATTTGCACACCTTTTATGTGATCCATGTGACCGCCACCGATGGAGAAAACGAAAGCTATCCCTCAAACTCCATCTTCCTGACCCCGGTCTCCAATGATGATAACGTCCAGAAACCGCGTCAGTTATCCGTCTATCCCAATCCTTTCTCACCCACGCGCTCCGAGGGACTTTCCATTGATCTGAAGAACGCCCCGGCGGGCAGGATTGAACTGAGCATCCATAACCAACGTGGACAGCTTGTGAAGAGCCATCAGGCAGAGCATGGCGGCGACCTCCAATATCGCTGGAACGGCAAAGACACCGGCGGAAAAACCTGCGCCTCCGGCATCTATTTCATCCGCATCAAAAGCCCCGGTGAAAAGGATATCCTCAAGAAAGTGCTGCTGCTGAAATAGTATCTCTCAAACAGACCATATCAAGCTTTTGACTGATAGCCATCAAGCTATGTCCATCGATAAAATGCTCATTTTCAACTAATGTCTCGTCAAGCATTCAATGTCGCAAAAGGCATGTGTGCACCAAGCAGCATCGGCATGCTGCACTACGGGCAACCTGCGGCATGCCATTGCTGCTGAAGTGAAAAATCCATTAGGGGTTATTACAAAGGATAATTGCTCATCACATAGTTTTTCATGTCTTTAATATCTTGGTTTGCGTCCTTTAAGAGAATTGAAAAAACATCTCTCATCGATATGACACCTTGCAAAACACCCTTAGTGTCAACAATCGGAAGATGTCTGATCTTTTTGGAGGTCATAATCCCCATGATTTCAGCAACTGTTTCATCTCCCTCAATAACAATTAGGTTTTCTCTCTTGGTCATAATCTCTTTCACAAGTAAATGACCCACGAGTCCATCAGTTGCAGCAAGCTTTATCATTACATCACGTTCGGATAAAATGCCGGCAACTTCACCATTTTCAGTAAGCACCATCAAGGCTCCGATGTTATGGATATTC encodes:
- a CDS encoding right-handed parallel beta-helix repeat-containing protein — translated: MKAFLIACLFSLALGAFAIEVSGSQSGIWDPQNNPYQVIGDITVPSGGSLIIQPGVIVQLMGIYRITAQGTIAAVGTPADSIRFISGMADPNTLWNSIRLENTTQQSSFAYCYIEKAEYGINSINSPALIQYSRFSLNRKGLQLYGIGSANPAQVTIHHCIIERSIENGILVTQNSNSLILQNEIRFNGTGTQYRGAIQLANQSAGGSCSPEITDNHIHHNFKQGITAWDITGTNAIQPLIQANLIEYNLTGIYLLNASGYVDNNVIRHNFITGDMNSGAGVMVSGATTQPYFEDNDIYGNYTGFYVTNNAMPVLGDLSIYHAWAQGGNRIFDNIDAVGDLHTVFCAAYPNSANVIKAENNYWGTNDPIQVAAGINDHADSPALPTVDFDPWLSITPPAQISGSYLYLGQHVLQNPQLQLINVSEGYIMDVLPLSEGEPFQFQTDYQGQFYAVITATTVANGSSVYGIAGGFDQPTVFIAEPGAVINIGQIQFDDAQPHRYERVGTPVFEDGRMLYPVMKGFFVYHFDSVNWLYQQGDYLYLKKHERLLGAETFVFNLPPGTIWNKISNLNHADSWTRTEIIDHTGMQQLTQIDYHQLVDCHQGARTWYVQKDYQDNIISQTMTSLNLQLLFTHAPSGFLHRKEEITGPVADFILEAGLSWRYTPVFAPQGPSYLSYDPTYELLNPRIVTFFWQAPALDEWGNTWTHYRVYLNYAVYAEIPFSQCSIYLDELDLHTFYVIHVTATDGENESYPSNSIFLTPVSNDDNVQKPRQLSVYPNPFSPTRSEGLSIDLKNAPAGRIELSIHNQRGQLVKSHQAEHGGDLQYRWNGKDTGGKTCASGIYFIRIKSPGEKDILKKVLLLK
- a CDS encoding CBS domain-containing protein; translated protein: MNKELQEVFQVRGNAIYSVTDDTTIKNAVDKMNIHNIGALMVLTENGEVAGILSERDVMIKLAATDGLVGHLLVKEIMTKRENLIVIEGDETVAEIMGIMTSKKIRHLPIVDTKGVLQGVISMRDVFSILLKDANQDIKDMKNYVMSNYPL